One window of the Deltaproteobacteria bacterium genome contains the following:
- a CDS encoding helix-turn-helix domain-containing protein, translating into MSFGKNLSILRKEKGLTQEDLVKKSGVAISQIRRYEANKSSPTLEVVTRLARTLGVSIDEMVFDSKAGIAAGKIMDRELLEQFEMVSALDADEREAVKKILEGVIVKNQVNKMMRPKPERSWSQRFREITDRLAKGTKGYAEDEIDKVIDEAVVAVRSKAHAHH; encoded by the coding sequence ATGTCGTTTGGAAAAAATTTGTCAATACTCAGAAAAGAGAAAGGTTTAACCCAGGAGGATCTTGTTAAAAAAAGTGGCGTGGCTATCTCTCAGATCAGACGGTATGAGGCGAACAAGTCTTCTCCTACCCTTGAAGTCGTAACCCGGCTGGCCAGGACCCTGGGGGTTTCCATTGACGAGATGGTTTTTGATAGTAAGGCAGGAATAGCCGCCGGCAAGATCATGGACAGAGAGCTCCTGGAACAGTTCGAAATGGTTTCTGCCCTGGATGCGGATGAAAGAGAGGCGGTAAAAAAGATCCTCGAAGGAGTTATCGTGAAAAATCAGGTCAATAAGATGATGAGGCCGAAACCCGAGAGGTCCTGGTCCCAAAGGTTTAGGGAGATCACGGACCGACTCGCTAAAGGCACGAAAGGCTATGCCGAGGATGAGATAGATAAGGTGATCGATGAAGCAGTGGTAGCGGTCAGGTCAAAGGCCCATGCCCATCATTAA